A genomic segment from Curtobacterium sp. MCSS17_007 encodes:
- a CDS encoding gamma-glutamylcyclotransferase family protein, with product MSRWRTAEDRPLFVYGSLQFPSVHGMVLGRAPSFEDHELRGWAAVRLEGRAFPALLPSPTHTTGGRLFVDLTPHDRAVLDSFEGPFYDLAIVRLSDGTEAATYVANEQAPLLLEDGATTAWSAEVFRRDGLRDYEARLRVWLSRADDSA from the coding sequence GTGAGCCGGTGGCGGACGGCGGAGGACCGGCCGCTGTTCGTGTACGGGTCCCTGCAGTTCCCCTCGGTCCACGGCATGGTCCTCGGACGCGCTCCGTCGTTCGAGGACCACGAGTTGCGCGGGTGGGCAGCCGTGCGTCTTGAGGGACGAGCGTTCCCTGCGCTGCTGCCTTCGCCGACGCACACGACGGGAGGTCGCCTGTTCGTCGACCTCACCCCGCACGATCGCGCCGTCCTCGACTCGTTCGAGGGTCCGTTCTACGACCTCGCCATCGTGCGGCTGTCCGACGGGACCGAGGCAGCGACGTACGTCGCGAACGAACAGGCCCCGTTGCTCCTGGAGGACGGCGCGACCACAGCGTGGTCGGCCGAGGTGTTCCGGCGCGACGGGCTCCGAGACTACGAGGCGCGGCTGCGTGTCTGGCTCTCCCGCGCGGACGACTCGGCATGA
- a CDS encoding ATP-grasp domain-containing protein — MHTGTILFVESGRGSFGMKPLRNAKALGFSTQLVCRDPALYRRTADDVAVFDAVVDDVLTVDTADQEHCIETVATAWAGRTVIGVFSAIDYFVPTAARIAARLGVRGLDVQAADRARDKRLTIEHCRQQGVPVPGAEYVDDPSSLARVGATLGWPLVLKPVSEAASIGVRLCATEAEAEAHLTALMGSGTDMRGQRRARGALAEEYLAGIEVSVESFDDGSGHRHTIGVTDKGSTGHPYFIENGETFPSLLPPRITDECIAVANAALDAIGFDFGPSHVEVCVTARGAVLVEVNARMAGAAIGDLVEHATGIDLQLQTMRLHAGLPTDLTPSRAAGAASRYLVPRSAGRYAGTKGLDDVGRRPGFVRFEEYLSPGAAMAEPTSNVQVVGLVQFAAPTPAEADRAARAAESALTVLLDTTEA, encoded by the coding sequence ATGCACACGGGCACGATCCTGTTCGTCGAGTCCGGCCGGGGGTCGTTCGGCATGAAGCCGCTCCGGAACGCGAAGGCGCTCGGGTTCTCGACACAGCTCGTCTGTCGGGACCCTGCTCTGTACCGGCGGACCGCCGACGACGTGGCAGTCTTCGACGCCGTCGTCGACGACGTCCTCACGGTGGACACCGCCGACCAGGAGCACTGCATCGAGACCGTCGCGACCGCCTGGGCCGGGCGCACGGTGATTGGCGTGTTCTCGGCCATCGACTACTTCGTCCCGACCGCGGCACGGATCGCGGCTCGGCTCGGGGTCCGCGGACTCGACGTACAGGCAGCCGACCGCGCCCGGGACAAGCGACTGACCATCGAGCACTGTCGGCAACAGGGTGTCCCGGTACCCGGTGCCGAGTACGTGGACGACCCGTCCTCCCTCGCTCGGGTGGGCGCGACGCTCGGGTGGCCACTCGTGCTGAAACCCGTCTCGGAGGCTGCGAGCATCGGCGTGCGCCTGTGCGCCACCGAGGCCGAGGCCGAGGCACACCTGACTGCACTGATGGGATCGGGAACCGACATGCGCGGGCAACGGCGCGCTCGTGGTGCGCTCGCCGAGGAGTACCTCGCTGGCATCGAGGTCAGCGTCGAGTCCTTCGACGACGGCTCGGGTCACCGGCACACGATCGGAGTCACCGACAAGGGGAGCACCGGTCACCCGTACTTCATCGAGAACGGTGAGACCTTCCCGTCACTGCTCCCGCCGCGGATCACCGATGAGTGCATCGCGGTGGCGAACGCAGCGCTCGACGCCATCGGGTTCGACTTCGGGCCGTCCCACGTCGAGGTCTGCGTGACCGCTCGGGGTGCGGTACTCGTCGAGGTGAACGCACGCATGGCCGGTGCCGCGATCGGGGACCTGGTCGAGCACGCGACGGGCATCGACCTCCAGCTCCAGACCATGCGACTGCACGCGGGACTGCCGACGGACCTCACGCCCAGCCGAGCAGCAGGCGCCGCCTCACGGTACCTCGTGCCGCGCTCGGCGGGCCGGTACGCCGGTACGAAGGGCCTCGACGACGTCGGACGGCGCCCGGGCTTCGTCCGTTTCGAGGAGTACCTGTCGCCCGGCGCGGCCATGGCCGAACCCACGAGCAACGTCCAGGTCGTCGGTCTCGTCCAGTTCGCTGCTCCCACACCCGCAGAAGCCGACCGTGCCGCCCGCGCTGCGGAGAGCGCGCTCACCGTCCTGCTCGACACAACGGAGGCATGA
- a CDS encoding diiron oxygenase yields MLAPVDRTQAMFSPDLVPLLQDERVRARGEDVVRRATIHQALRYLEFTSVLEARVVNDVVRDIMFLEAGVALPQTMVRDAHRIYTDEAYHAQFSFELAAQISELTGVQHDRSVVPYFIRRLRRIKTGLEPSLHRLVDHLFVFVSETLITGSLSAAAQDPRVALAVRETMRDHARDEGRHHSYFAAYFARLWAALPAEVRVQIGPVVPDLIDAFLAPDVTLASVELASYGFDVDEADDIIAGVVRRAHGGAGRTRMAARTLQYLREAGADEIDSATTARYEEMGMGRS; encoded by the coding sequence GTGCTCGCACCGGTCGACCGGACGCAGGCGATGTTCTCTCCCGACCTGGTGCCCCTCCTGCAGGACGAGCGCGTCCGTGCGCGCGGGGAGGACGTCGTCCGCAGGGCGACGATCCACCAGGCACTGCGCTACCTCGAGTTCACGTCGGTCCTCGAAGCGCGGGTGGTGAACGACGTGGTGCGCGACATCATGTTCCTCGAAGCGGGCGTTGCGCTGCCGCAGACGATGGTCCGCGATGCCCACCGGATCTACACGGACGAGGCGTACCACGCGCAGTTCAGCTTCGAGCTGGCCGCGCAGATCTCCGAGCTGACCGGAGTCCAGCACGACCGCTCAGTGGTGCCGTACTTCATCCGACGGCTCCGACGGATCAAGACGGGGTTGGAACCGTCGCTGCACCGGCTCGTCGACCACTTGTTCGTCTTCGTGTCCGAGACCCTCATCACCGGATCGTTGAGCGCAGCGGCCCAGGACCCACGCGTGGCGCTCGCGGTCCGCGAGACGATGCGGGACCACGCGCGTGACGAGGGCAGGCACCACTCCTACTTCGCCGCGTACTTCGCGCGCCTCTGGGCGGCGCTCCCGGCCGAGGTGCGAGTGCAGATCGGCCCGGTGGTCCCCGACCTGATCGACGCGTTCCTGGCGCCGGACGTGACCCTTGCCAGCGTCGAGCTCGCGTCGTACGGCTTCGACGTCGACGAGGCGGACGACATCATCGCGGGGGTCGTGCGACGAGCGCACGGGGGAGCGGGCCGAACGCGGATGGCCGCTCGGACGCTGCAGTACCTCCGCGAGGCAGGTGCGGACGAGATCGACTCCGCGACGACCGCCCGGTACGAGGAAATGGGGATGGGACGATCATGA
- a CDS encoding FMN-binding negative transcriptional regulator — translation MRHTPHFIEDSSDEIRRLIRRNPWATIIAHTDAGLVASHYPILLDEREQDGIVLLGHVGRPDEVSLRLGEGEVLVVVQGPHGYVSPSWYPAGAFVPTWNHATAHLWGVPEVLDEDENYRALELLVDTFEQHVDEPRSLAIDPSLARRAATGTVGFRLRVDRSDARVKFSQNKPGDVVTNVIEQLRADGPYQNRALADEMARHHAESSARESQTRSRAS, via the coding sequence GTGCGTCACACCCCCCACTTCATCGAGGACTCGTCCGACGAGATCCGCCGCCTGATCCGCCGCAACCCCTGGGCGACCATCATCGCGCACACCGATGCCGGTCTCGTGGCGAGCCACTACCCGATCCTGCTCGACGAACGAGAGCAGGACGGCATCGTCCTGCTCGGCCACGTGGGGCGTCCGGACGAGGTCTCGCTTCGTCTCGGCGAGGGCGAGGTGCTCGTCGTCGTGCAGGGACCCCACGGCTACGTGTCCCCGAGCTGGTACCCGGCCGGCGCCTTCGTGCCGACCTGGAACCACGCCACGGCACACCTCTGGGGTGTCCCCGAGGTGCTCGACGAAGACGAGAACTACCGGGCGCTCGAGCTCCTCGTCGACACGTTCGAACAGCACGTCGACGAACCGCGGAGCCTCGCGATCGATCCGTCGCTGGCTCGGCGGGCGGCGACCGGCACCGTCGGGTTCCGACTCCGGGTCGATCGTTCAGACGCGCGCGTGAAGTTCAGCCAAAACAAGCCGGGTGACGTCGTCACGAACGTCATCGAACAGCTCCGTGCCGACGGACCGTACCAGAACCGCGCCCTCGCGGACGAGATGGCTCGTCATCATGCCGAGTCGTCCGCGCGGGAGAGCCAGACACGCAGCCGCGCCTCGTAG
- a CDS encoding GNAT family N-acetyltransferase, whose product MTLHIRPTEEGDLPALTAIYNHAVEQTLTTLDTDPKSLEQMARWLADHDGERYCAVTAVDDGAIVGYASLSPFAPRGGYLASAEVSTYVAPEAQGRGVGARLTRFVTDEAVRRGFTTVLGMLTANNHASQRMIERIGYEPSGAWSAIGVKHGVLIDMLMFQYRIPQNEAGFERL is encoded by the coding sequence ATGACACTGCACATCCGGCCGACCGAGGAGGGCGACCTTCCCGCCCTCACCGCCATCTACAACCATGCCGTCGAGCAGACGCTCACGACGCTCGACACCGACCCGAAGTCGCTCGAGCAGATGGCTCGGTGGTTGGCGGACCACGACGGGGAGCGCTACTGCGCCGTGACGGCAGTCGACGACGGAGCGATAGTCGGGTACGCCTCGCTCTCGCCGTTCGCCCCGAGGGGCGGCTACCTCGCGAGTGCCGAGGTCTCGACCTACGTCGCACCTGAGGCGCAGGGCAGGGGGGTCGGCGCCCGGCTGACTCGCTTCGTCACCGACGAGGCCGTCCGACGCGGCTTCACGACCGTGCTCGGGATGCTCACCGCGAACAACCATGCCTCCCAGCGCATGATCGAACGGATCGGCTACGAGCCCTCCGGCGCTTGGAGCGCGATCGGGGTGAAGCACGGCGTGCTGATCGACATGCTCATGTTCCAGTACCGGATCCCCCAGAACGAAGCGGGGTTCGAGCGCCTGTGA